The window GATTTCAGGGGCGATTGGAACAGCTGTTTTTGTTAGTGTCATGCACAATATCGCGAGTCATAGCAATCTAGGCTCACAAACGATTAATGAGATGCACGGTTTAAATATGACGTTTTTGATAATGAGCGGTATCTCTGTCTTTCTATTAGTAATGGGTCTTACAATGAAGAATAAAACGAAATAGAAGCAGTTTTTTGAAACATCTTTTATATTAGAAAAGAGTAGCTGTGACAGATAGTTGTCACAGCTACTTTTTATAATAATTCTTTGTATAAACGTTCGACGTTTTGATAGAAGATTTTTTCTATTTCTGTGGTACTAAAACCTGCCTGTGATAGCGCCTGAGCAATCTTAGTGATAGAGCGTATGTCTTTTAGTTCTTCATTAACAGGAATACCGTCAAAATCAGAACCTAAGGCGATACATTCGATACCACCTACTTGTTTTAAATGTTTAGCATGGCACGCGATGGCGTGAACGAGTGGCTGTGTGTCATTAGGCTTGCGTAAGAAGTTTTCACAATAATTAAGACCGATGATACCACCACGTTCACTAATCGCTTTAATTAAGTCGTCGGGTAAGTTACGTGAATGATATGTCACTTCACGAGCGTTAGAATGACTAGCGACAAACGGTCGGTCGGTATAGGTTAAAACATCGTTGACTAATTGATCAGATCCGTGTGAGACATCAATGATCATGCCTAATTGATTCATACGTTGAATGATATCAATACCAACTGGGGTTAGCCCTTTTTGATACGTGGATAGCAATCCGCTTTTTTCTTCAACAAATAAACTATTGGGATAGCCTAATTCATTTTGGTAGTTCCATGTTAGGGTCAACATACGGACACCACGCTGATAGAATTCTTCTAAATAATCAATGCGTCCTTCAAGGGGTGCGCCTTCTTCCATTGTTAAGAGACTACTTAATTTGCCATGTTCTTGATTGGTTAAATAATCTTGATAAGATAATACAGGTGCAATATGTTCACGATTCTTTTTCAATTCACGTTCATACAAATCGATATAGTGATGGCATGAATCGTAAAGATTAGGTGTCGTTGCTTTATCTAAATAAATGGCAAAATTTTGCAGAATGGTGCCACTTTCTTTCATCTTTTGTAAATCTATTTGTAAATGGTTCTGAAACAAACTATTCTCAGGTGTTCCATCAATGCGTGTGATAGTATCACAATGTAAGTCAATGGCTTTCATGAACATCATTCCTTTTTATTTTTCCTTTAATATTACGCTTTTTCTAACAGCTTGTCTAAAGAAAGCCTCTTGTTAAATGAAAAAGACTATTAGCAAATGTCGGAATATTCGATTGATAGCTTGTTATGTTATGATGATATTAACGAGTCAGAAGGGAAGGTGAGGTAAATGAGAAAAGAACTGAAAGAAGATTACCAAGAAGTTTTTCGTTCAATACGCGGGCAATTTGGAGCAGATCAAGGTAGACCGTTAGCGATTTGGAAAGACAACCATTCAGTATTGAAAGACAGAATGGCGACACAACTTGAAGGCTTATTTCGCAGAGAATTGACAGAAGAAGAAATACGCTATTTTTTAACCGAGATTCATCAGGAAGGCTGTGGTTTTGCAGCGGCGACGACGATTATTTTACAAAAATATGCGAAGCAACCAGCATTGTATGAAATTGCCTATGGCTTTGCGTTTTATAAAGAAAGACAACGTGTTGATTTTGTTTCCTTGTTGCTGGATTTTTACTATACTCAAAACAATTGGCACCATT is drawn from Vagococcus xieshaowenii and contains these coding sequences:
- a CDS encoding dipeptidase — translated: MMFMKAIDLHCDTITRIDGTPENSLFQNHLQIDLQKMKESGTILQNFAIYLDKATTPNLYDSCHHYIDLYERELKKNREHIAPVLSYQDYLTNQEHGKLSSLLTMEEGAPLEGRIDYLEEFYQRGVRMLTLTWNYQNELGYPNSLFVEEKSGLLSTYQKGLTPVGIDIIQRMNQLGMIIDVSHGSDQLVNDVLTYTDRPFVASHSNAREVTYHSRNLPDDLIKAISERGGIIGLNYCENFLRKPNDTQPLVHAIACHAKHLKQVGGIECIALGSDFDGIPVNEELKDIRSITKIAQALSQAGFSTTEIEKIFYQNVERLYKELL